The Cellulophaga lytica DSM 7489 nucleotide sequence AAAAAATTACCTAAAATTACAACAATTGCTACAGGTAATGAGTTGGTAGAGGTTGCAGAAGTTCCGTTACCGCACCAAATACGTAAATCTAACATAAACTCTTTATATGCGGCTTTGCTAAATGAACACATACTTGCGCAAACGTTACATTTAAAAGATAGTAAGGAGGCTATAAAAGATGCTTTAGAGGTAGCTTTGAAAACTAATGATGTATTGTTGCTGAGTGGCGGAGTTAGTAAGGGTAAATTTGATTTTTTACCAATAGCATTAGAAGAATTAGGCGTAGAAAAAGTTTTTCATAAAGTATTACAAAGACCAGGAAAACCATTTTGGTTTGGGGTTCAAAAAGCAACTAATACAGTAATTTTTTCGTTCCCAGGTAACCCAGCATCTACTTTTGCCAACTACCATATTTATTTTAAACCTTGGTTAAATAAAAGCTTAGGTTTAACGGTTTCTAATAATTATGTTATTTTAAACGAAGAACTTGATAATAAAGGTAGTTTAACCTTATTTTTACGTGTTAAAGTTACTTTTACTAACGGTAAACTACTTGCAAACAGAATTATAGAAAACGGTTCTGGTGATTTAACCAGTTTGGCAAATTGCGATGGCTTTATTTGTATAGCCCCAAACAAAAACAGTTATAACAAAGGAACTTTGGTACCTTTTATACAAACAAGGAGATTATTGTAAAATGACGCATGAACTTAAAAAAATTGTAACGGCTTATACTAAAGCTAAACAGCAAAATAGAAAAACTGTTTTAGCAACTGTTGTTGCCTTAAATGGCTCATCATACAGGCGTCCGGGAGTACGTATGCTTATATTAGAGAACGGAGAAACCGTTGGTGCTGTTAGCGGTGGTTGTGTAGAAAAAGAAGTAGTAAGGCAAGCTGCAACTGTTTTTACAACTGGTGTAGCTAAGGTAATGACATATGATGGTAGATATAGATTAGGTTGTGAAGGTATTTTATATGTTTTGCTAGAGCCTTTTACACCAAACACAGTTTTTTGTGATACGTTTTGGAAAGTAGTAGCAGATAGAGATGATTTTAGTATTACATCATATTTTGAGCAAAAAGATGCTGAAAATGGTAGTTTTGGATCTGTTTTTAGTTTTTTTAATAAAAAATATGCAGTTTATGATAAGTTTCAACTTAATAAAGAACTACCTGCTTTTACTCAAAATTTAGAGCCTTGTTTTAAATTAATGATTATTGGAGCAGAACATGATGCTGTACAATTAACATCTTATGCTGCCTTAACGGGTTGGGAAGTTACCGTTTGTGTTATTCCTAAAGAAGAGAAACAATTATCAGATTTTCCTGGAGCAGAGAGTATACAAGTTGCTGTGCCAGAGCTACTAGAGGTTTCTAAAATAGATAACCAAACCGCAGTTGTTTTAATGACGCATAGTTATGTAAAAGACCTACAGTATTTATTGGCATTAAAAAAAGCACAGCCAATATACATAGGTTTATTAGGGCCAACAACCAGAAGAGAAAAATTATTAAATGAGTTTATAGAACATTATCCAGAGGTAAATGATGCTTTTTTAGATGTAATTCACGGTCCGGCTGGTTTACACATAGGAGCAGAAACACCACAAGAAATTTCTATAGCAATAGTAGCAGAAATATTAACAGTAATAAGAAAAACAAAACCTATACGATTAAAAGATAAAATTGGAAAAATACACAACTAAACTATAACAATGAAAATAGCTAATATTATTTTAGCTGCGGGTTCATCAACTAGAATGCAACAAACTAAACAAGTATTACCTTATAAGGATACAACACTTTTGGGTAATGCAGTACAACAAGCAGAGGGCACAGCTCTGTTAGATGTTTATGTAGTTCTAGGTGCAAACGCAGCCGAAATTAAAACACAAATTAACGTAAAAGAAGAACAAGTTTTTATCAACCTAAATTGGAAGAAAGGACTTGGGAGTTCTATTGCTCACGGAATTGTAGAATTACAAAAACTAGACGAAGAGTACAGTGCTGTTTTAATATCATTGGCAGATCAGCCATTAATAGACAGTGCATACCTTACTAAAATGGTAAGTCTGTTTTCTACATCGGTTAGTACCATTGTTGCAACAAACTATGGAGAAAGAGTAGGTGTACCTGCTATTTTTGATTCTCAATACTATGCAGAATTAAGAGAATTAAATGAAGATTTTGGAGCTAAAGAGATTCTTATAAAACACGCAAGTGAAATTGTAATGGTAGAACCTAATGGTAAAGAAATTGATGTAGATACACAGCAAGATTACAACAGTATTGCACATTAAAATTGTCTGTAATCTTTAGTAAATAAACAACCTCTAAATTTTTAGAGGTTTTTTTTATGCTTAAAAGTGTGATTTTTTTAAGGTAACTTATACTAATATTATAAATTAAAGTTGCTTATGAGCAAGGAAGAAAAATTTGTAGAGCTTATACAAAACAACCAAGGATTAATATTTAAGGTTACCACTGTATACACTAATAATAAAGCAGATCAGCAAGATCTTTATCAAGATATTGTGTACCAACTCTGGAAGTCTTTTGATAGTTTTAATAACCAATCTAAAATAAGTACTTGGTTGTACAGAGTAGCTTTAAATACTGCATTAACAAAAATTAAAAAGCACACTAAAAAACCTAAAAGTGTGCCTATAGAGAAAGTAATTGTGCAACAAGCAGAAGATTATAACCCTATTTATGAAGAGCAATTAAAACTTGTTTATGCCCAAATACAGCAGCTAAATGTATTAGAAAAGGCCCTTATGTTATTGCTGTTAGAAGGAAAAAAATATAAAGAGATAGCAGAAATTGTTGGTATTACCACTAGTAATGTTGGAACCAAAATTTCAAGAATAAAACAAAAATTAAAGAATAACATTTTAAAGCAATAATTATGAATATTGATGAAATGCAAGCTGTTTGGCAACAAATGGATAAAGATTTAAAAAAACAGAAAAAAATAACCAATACATTAGTTATGAAAATGACACAAGAGCGTTATAAAAACAAGTTTGGAAAATTAGCAACTTATGAAACTTTAGGAGCTTTAGTTTGCTTTGTAGCTGCTATTGTAATAGTTTTTAATTTTGGTAAATTAAACACGTGGTATTTGGCTTTGTGTGGTGTACTTTTAACGGTTTACTTTGTAACATTACCAGCTTTAGTTTTAAAATATTTGTATGCTATTAAAGCTATAAATATTGATGTTTCTAGCTATGCAGTAACGTTAAAAAAATATCTAAAGGCAAAAAATAAGCTGCTATTAGTACAACAATTAGGTATTTACTTAAATTTTGTAGCATTGTTATTAGTTATTCCTGTTTTTTCTAAACTATATAAAAACAAAGATGTTTTTATAACTCCAAATACAACTTGGTTTTGGTTAGTTCCTGTATTAGTAGTATTACTATTAGTTGTGTCTAAATGGGGATACAATTGTTATGTAAAAATAACTAGTTCTGCAGAGAACTTACTTAAAGAACTAGAGTAACTAGCATAGCATCAAAATAAAAAAAAGCAGCCATAATTAGGCTGCTTTTATTTTTTTTTAAAATATAGTGTTTATAACTGAAATAATCCTCCTTTAGGAATTGCATGAAAGCCAGTTGGTTTTACTGCGTTTTCAACTTTTTCAATTTCAACTATTTCTGTAGTTTGTATTGTAATTTCAGCAGGAAAAACGTCAGTATTTACTAATACATCTTTAATACCATTAACCGTAAGTATTGCTTCTACAACTTTAGCAACTTCTACTTGTTCTTTTGCGTTTGTGGTAAATACTTTACCGTGGTTACCAGGTATTACATTATCAGAAAGTAAACTCATTATATATGTTTTTAAGGGTGTGTATAATCAAAATATTTACAAAATTAAATATTATTACCTGCAACCTCTAATTTAATAACCTAAAAAAAGTATAACTGTTTAAAGTTTTACGTCTAAACTTATACTATACATGGTTTTAATTTTTAAATTGGTTGTGTAATATGCAAGAGTTATTGTCAGAAATAAAAAAGTGTACTGTTTGCAGTGCTAAATTGGCTTTAGGGCCACGGCCAATAGTTAGTGCCTCTGCAAAAAGCAAAATTGTTATTGTTGGTCAGGCTCCAGGTAGCATAGTGCATAACACCGGTATTCCTTGGAACGATAAAAGTGGAGAAAACTTAAGAAACTGGATGGGGATATCTACAGAAGATTTTTATAATACAGATAAAGTAGCTATTATTCCTATGGGCTTTTGTTACCCAGGCATGGGCAAATCAGGAGATTTACCACCAACAAAAGAATGCGCTCCTTTATGGCATAAGCAAATTTTAAATGGTATTAAAAATGTACGTTTAACACTTTTAATTGGTGCTTATGCACAGTCTTACTATTTAGGAAATAAAGCAGAAAAAACACTTACACAAACGGTTAAAAATTACCACACATATTTGCCAAATTATATGGTGCTACCACATCCGTCTCCAAGAAATAATATATGGCAAGCAAAAAATAAATGGTTTGTTACAGATGTGTTACCAGAGCTTAAAATACAAGTAAAAGAAATATTAAAATAAAGCTTAAAAGTTTTAAAACCATTAATTATCAAAAAATTAACTTTGAAAAAACAGCTTAATACTAATTTATATTTTAAATTTTGTATATTTGTAGCCTAAAAGAAAGTTTAAATACACAAACACGTGGTTCCTATAAATCCTGATTCTAAATCTTTTTAGACAGGTTCTTAAGCAAAAGTCGCCCATCTACGTATTTACTCCATTCCTTTTTAAAGAGCTATACAGGCTAAGTACAATTCTAAAAAATAGTTAATTTTAATGGCGAGATCGCAACAGACATTCGGTAAAAAAGAAAAAGAAAAAAAACGTTTAAAAAAACGTGAAGAAAAAGCAAAGCGTAAAATAGAAAGAAAAGCAAACTCTAAAGGTGGAGAGTTTGAAGATATGATTGCGTACGTTGATGAAAATGGACACCTTACCGATACGCCTCCAGATCCAACTAAAAAAGTTAAAGTTGACGCAGAAAGTATTGTTATAGGTATTCCTAAGAAAGAAGAAATGGAAGAAGAAGATCCAGTAAGAAACGGTAAAGTTTCTTTCTTTGACACTTCTAAAGGTTTCGGCTTTATTATTGACGCAGAAAATAACGAAAAGTATTTTGTACACGTTAGTGGTTTAATAGATGAAATATCTGAAAATGATAAAGTAAGCTACGAACTAGAAAGAGGTATGAAAGGTATGAATGCCGTTCGTGTAAAAAGAATATAGTACAATACCAACATATTGTATATAAAACGGTCATATTTAGTATGACCGTTTTTTTTAAATCTAATTTTGTAGTCATAACTATACGACTAGAAAATAACTTGTAACTTTGTCCAAAATATTATAAATGGAATCTTTCTCTGACTTTAATCTTAAAAAACAATTGCATTATGCAATTGACGACTTAGGGTTTACAACTCCAACACCTATACAAAAAGAAGCTTTTCCGGTAGTTATGTCTGGTAAAGATATGATAGGTATTGCACAAACAGGTACAGGGAAAACCTTTGCTTATATGCTGCCAATTTTACAAGATTTGGCTTTTTCTAAGCAAAAAAATCCAAGAGTATTAATTTTAGTGCCAACAAGAGAATTGGTTTTGCAAGTTGTAGAACAAATAAACAGTTTTGCAAAGTATATTAATGTACGCGTAATGGGCGTTTATGGTGGTACAAATATGAACACGCAAGCACAAGCAGTATCTCAAGGATCAGATATTATTGTAGCAACACCTGGCCGTTTATATGATCTTGTTTTAGCAAGAGCTTTGCAATTAAAATCTATAAAAAAATTAGTTATAGATGAAGTAGATGTAATGCTAGATTTAGGTTTTCGTTTTCAGATAACTAATATTTTTGAGTTGCTACCAACTCGCAGGCAAAACATTATGTTTTCTGCTACAATGACAGATGATGTAGAAACACTAATAAACGACTTTTTTATAAATCCCGAAAAAGTATCTATTGCCGTAAGTGGTACTCCGTTAGATAATATATCGCAAACTTGTTATGCTGTACCTAACTTTTATACCAAAGCAAATTTATTGGTACACTTGTTAAAAGACAAAGAAACCTATAAAAAAGTATTAGTTTTTGTTGCCAATAAGCGTTTTGCAGATCGTTTATTTAATTCTTTAGAAGAAATTTTTTCTGATGAATTATGTGTAATTCACTCTAATAAAACTCAAAATTACAGAATACGTTCTATAAACCAGTTTGATGAAGGTATTAATAGAATATTGGTAACCACAGACGTTATGGCACGTGGTTTAGATTTAGATAAAATATCTCACGTAATTAATTTTGATACGCCTACTTTTCCTGAAAACTACATGCACCGTATTGGTAGAACAGGTAGAGCAGAAGAACAAGGAAATTCTATTTTGTTTTACACAGAAAAAGAAGAAGAATACAAGGATGCTATAGAAGAGTTGATGGATTATAAAATACCAACTATTACTATACCAGAAAGTGTAGAAATTTCTAAAGAATTAATACCAGAAGAGCGACCAAAAATTTTAGAGCACCACAATCCTATTAATCTTAATGCAGAAGAAAGAGGTGCTAGCTTTCATGAAAAGAAAGAGAAAAATAAAAAAGTAAATAAAGGTGGTTCTTATAAGTTTGAAATTGCCAGAAAATATAAGAAACCAAAAACAAGAGGAGATAAAAACTATAATAAACGTAATAAGAAGAAGTAACTCTTTTTAAATGTTTAAATGTTATTTAGATTGAATAGGCAGATACCACAATCATTAAAAAATGAATTATTAGAAACCTCATCATTATTCAAATATACAGTTGAAGAAATGGAGAGGATTAGCAGGAATTTGCTTACTGATAATAATATTAATGATCAATTTTACAGAAGATTAATTATTAGAAATATATTCTCTATAATTGAGACTTATATTCATATCACAAAGAAAATAATAAAAATATTTCTAGCTGTAGAAGAATCTAGTAATAATTCAATTAGTTGGCCAGAATTGATTATTTTGAATGAAAAAAGAGCTTTTCTTGACAACAAGGGAAATGTGAAATTGAGAGATGAATTTCAAAGTTTTGAATCAAGTTTAAGGTTTACGTTAAATTTATACTCTCAATTATTTAAATTAAATAAGCCTAATTATGGAGATAAACGGTTCCAAAAACTGATTGAGCTTTCAAAGAGGCGTAATCATATTACTCATCCGAAAAAAAGATTTGAATTAGATATTTCGAAAGAAGAAATTATTGATTTGATGAGCGGTTTTTATTGGTTTATGGATTTAAATAACCAAATTCAAAATTCTTTTAATTCTTGGTTGAGAAAAACATTAAGAAATTAGATGTTTTTTAAAAAAAGTTTACTTTTCTTCAAGTAAAGACGTATATTTTTGTTTAGCAAAGGTTGTTAACTCTTCAAAAAAAGAAGTAAACTCATCTTCAAACTCATTGTAATGTTCTTTTAAATCTACAATGGCAAAATTCATTTTAGATCTGTTTTTTGTACGTCTATTCATTCCGTCTAAAACCTTAGAAATACCTGTTAAGCTTGCATAACTTAGTATCCAATTATCAGCAATCATATAAGGCATCATACGCTTTGTGTTTTCTGGTAGTATAAGATAATTGTCTTCTAAAAGATCATAAAATTTTTCTACAAATTCATCCAAAGGAGTATCAGAGTAATTCTTCCAATTTTTAGCTAAAAAGTGGTCATAAAAAATGTCTACAATTACACCGCTATAATGTCCGTAATTTTCGTGTAATTTTTTAGTGCTTTTACGTACCGTTTTGTGCGCGTCTGTAAAAGTATCTATATGCCTGTGTAAGGTAATTCCCTTTTGTATTTTTTTAGGTAAGTGTTTGTACTTGTTTCCCCTAATGCTATCTGCTATAAAGTTCCCTATAGTAATTTCATCATCTTCAAAAGAAAGGTAAATGTGTGCAAGAAAATTCATAAGTCGATATTAGCATTCTTAAAATCGAATTTACAAATTCAAAACATAAGAATTGCTTTTGTACATGTATATTTGTAAAAACTTTTATAATATATATGACACTAATCAAATCTATTTCGGGAATACGAGGAACAATAGGAGGTAAGCCTTCAGAAAATTTAACACCATTAGATGCAGTAAAATTTGCTGCTGCTTATGGTATTTGGTTAAAGGAGTATGCTAAAAAAGATAAATTAAAAGTAGTTATTGGCCGTGATGCTAGGTTGTCTGGAGAAATGATTCAGAATTTAGTTGTATCTACCTTGGTAGGTTTAGGTATAGATGTAGTAGATTTGGATTTGTCTACTACACCAACTGTAGAAATTGCAGTGCCTTTAGAGAAGGCAGATGGTGGTATTATATTAACGGCTAGCCACAACCCAAAACAATGGAATGCTTTAAAGCTTTTAAATGAAAAAGGAGAATTTTTAAATGCAGAACAAGGGGCTAAAATTTTAGCAATAGCAGAAAAAGAAGATTTTACTTTTGCAGATGTAGATGATTTAGGATCTATCTTAAAAAATGACTCTTACATAGACATACATATTGATGAAGTTTTAAACTTATCATTGGTAGATAAAGAGATAATTAAAGCAGCTAAATTTAAAGTAGTTGTAGATGGTGTAAACTCTACCGGTGGTATTGCAATACCAAAATTGTTAGAAGAATTAGGAGTAGAAGTTGTAAAATTATATTGTGATCCTACAGGTCATTTTCCTCATAACCCAGAACCATTAAAAGAGCATTTAGCAGATATATGTGAATTGGTAGTTAAAGAAAAGGCCGATTTTGGTATTGTAGTAGACCCAGATGTAGACCGTTTAGCTTTTATTAGTAATGATGGTGAAATGTTTGGAGAAGAGTATACTTTAGTTGCTTGTGCAGATTACGTATTGGGTAAAACTAAAGGTAATACTGTATCTAACTTATCTTCTTCTAGAGCACTTAGAGATATTACAGAAAAACACGGTGGCACGTATGAAGCTGCTGCAGTTGGAGAAGTAAATGTAGTTACTAAAATGAAGGCTAATAACGCAGTTATTGGAGGTGAAGGTAATGGAGGTATAATTTACCCAGAAAGTCATTATGGTAGAGATTCTTTAGTTGGTACAGCTTTATTTTTAATGCTTATGGCAGAAAAGGGAGGTACTGTTGCAGAATTAAGAGCTAGTTACCCAAGCTATTTTATGAGCAAAAAGAAAATACAATTAACACCAGGTTTAGATGTTGATGGTATTTTGGTTGCTATGGCAGATAAATATAAGAATGAAGATATATCTACAATAGATGGTGTAAAGATAGATTTTGCAGAAAATTGGGTACACTTGCGTAAGTCTAACACAGAGCCAATTATTAGAATATATACAGAAGACAAAAGTCAGGCTGAAGCAGATAAGCTTGCAGACCGTATAATTGCAGAAATTAAAGAAGTAGCAGGTTTGTAATATACAGGCTGTGTTAAAACAAAAAACTCATTGCTTTTAAAGGCAATGAGTTTTTTTATTTGTCAAATTTAGGTTTTTTACCCGCATGTTTCCAACGTTTGTGCGTCCATAAATAATACTCAGGTTTTTCTTTAATTTGCTCTTCAGTAAGTCTTAAAAACTCTTCAGTAATGTAATCTTTTTCGGTTTCTTTGCCAGCTAAAGTTATAGGTATAAATTCAACTTTATAATATCCTCTTTTTACTTTAGATACTTTTGCATACACTACTGCTAAATCTAGTTTTCTAGCTAAAGTTTCTGCTCCGTTGTGTATAGGCACGTTTAACCCCATAAAATTGCTCCAGTGTTGGGCTCTAGAGTACTGGGGAGATTGGTCGCTTACCATACCGTATATAGCTTTTACTCCACGTTTTTCGTTTCTAATAACAGTTTTTACGGTATCTTTTTGTGTAATAGGAGTAGTGTTCCAGCGTGCTCTTAAGTTTCTTATCCATTTATCAAAATACTTATTAGCAATTTTTTGATATACAGCATAGCCTTCAGTATCTATAAGGTTATTAATACTTACCATCCATTCCCAATTGGCATAATGGGCACAAACTAATAAAATACTTTTATTTTTTTCAATGGCTTTAAGTTTGTCTATATCAACAACATTAAACCTTTTTTTAACTTCAGCTTTAGACAAGCTCATTGTTTTTACCATTTCCATAAACATATCACACATATGTTTATAAAATTTTATTCTAATGGTTTTTAGTTCCTCATCTGACTTATTAGGAAATGTAAGCTTTAAATTGTCTAAAACTACTTTTTTACGGTAACCAAATACACGAAATACAAAAAAGTACATAATATTAGAAACCCCATAAAATAAAGTATGTGGTAATATAGAAACAACCCAAAGTATAGGATAAACTAAAATAAAAACTAGTAACTGCATTAAGAATAAAATTATGCAAATATAACTATATTTGACGCTAAACTACAGCAGTTAAAACATGAAATTACACCCAGTTACAATAGTCATTATAGCTTTAAATATAATTTTTACCTTAAAAGGGTTAAAAGACACTTCTTTTTTTGAACGCTATAAATTTAGTATTGGTGGTATAAAAGCAGGACAAAAAGAAAGAATGTTTACTTCTGGCTTTTTGCACGTAGATATATCGCACATATTTTTTAACATGTTTACGCTTTATTTTTTTGCTAATGTAGTTATAGCATATATGGGACCTTTATACTTTGTGCTTATGTATGTAATAAGTTTATTAGCAGGCAGTTTGTTGGCTTTGTTTTTTCATAAAGATGAGCCTTATTATAGTGCAGTAGGGGCAAGTGGTGCTGTAACAGGTATTTTATATGCAGCAATTTTATTAGAGCCTAATATGCGTTTGGGTATTATGTTTATACCAATACCAATGCCAGCATATGTTTTTGGTATAGGGTATTTATTGTACTCTATTTATGGGATGAAAAAGAGAATTGGTAATATTGGGCATACAGCGCATTTTGGTGGTGCTATAGGAGGTTATGTAACAACCTTATTTTTTATGCCTAATTTAATTTTTACAGATACATTAGTAGTCGTATTAATGGCTATACCTATAATAGTTTTATTTGTTTTAGATAAAATGGGAAAAATATAACCTTGTAATAGTATAAAAAATTAAAAAGGCCGAAACTAAAACTAGTTTCGGCCTTTTTTTATAGTATTAATTACTATTGTAGTAATTCTGCTATTTTCTTTTCTAAGTCGTCTCCTCTTAGGTTTTTAGCAATAATAACACCTTTTTCATCTAAAATAAAAGTAGAAGGTATAGATGTTACATTGTATAATTTAGCAATTTCTTGTACGTCTTTTTCATTGTATACGTGACTCCAAGGTAAGCCATCTTCTTCAATAGCTTTTTTCCATTCAGTTGCATTTTTATCTAAAGAAACACCAACAATATTTAATCCTTTATCATGGTATTTGTTATATACATTTACAACATTAGGATTCTCTTTTCTACAAGGTACACACCAAGCCGCCCAAAAATCTACTATTGTTACTTTGCCTAAAGCATCTTTTAATGCTAAAGGTTCTCCGTTTAAGTTGGGAGCTGTAAATTCTGGTGCTTTTGCGCCAATAGAAGTTGCTTTGTTTTTATTTATCATTTCTAAGATAGCCGTAACTGCAGCTGTCTTTTTAACCTCTTCAGATAAATTATTAACAAGTTCGCTAATTTCATCTTCTGTTAAAATTCTGTTTTGAAACAATCTGTTAATTACCATTCCAGATATTACAGCATTAGGGTTTTCTTTAACAAAGTTAACTTCAAACTCTTTTCCTTCTTCTTGTATTTCCTTTATTTCATCTTGTAAAGCTTTTACAGTAGCTGTATCCTGAGCCATAGCAGCTTTTTGATAATCTTTTTGTATAGATTGTACTTTTTCTCCTATTTTTTTAGATCCTTCAATAAAATCTGTAAACATATCGTTTTGTGGTGTACCAGATATAATAACGTTTCTTAAGCTATCTTTATGAGCACTCATTTCAATAGTTCCTTGTTCAGGAAAAAACATCATATTACCTCTTACTTTGTCAATAAATACATAGTAAGGATCTAATGTAGTAGGTATAGGCGTATTAAATACAAACTTGCCATCTTTTACAGTAACAGTATCTATTTCTTTAACAGAATTGTTTTCTCCTGCTGTTTTTAAAAACACTTGTGTACCATCTGCAACATCTCCTCTTAGGTTTCCGTTAAGTACAACTGAATCTGTTTTTTCTCCACAAGACACTGCTAATACAGCAATAGTAAGCGTAACTAGTAATTTTTTCATTATAAGTTTTTATTTTTATGTGTTACAAATGTAGGTAAACTAAAAGTGATAAAAAAAGCCCTTAACATTTTGCATGGTAAGGGCTTGTTTATCTTTATTTTAACTATTAAAACTTGTATCGTAGACCAAGTGCAATATCAAAGTCAAAATTATCACTAAAATGCTCGTAGCCTGTTAAGCCAATTTCTGGTCTAATATCTAAAGAGACTAGTAATGGAAAGTCAAAATTATACTCTATACCTACATCACCAGCAGCAAAAATAAACAAACCACCATCTGGTTTTTGAACGTTTGAAGGATTATTTGGATCTGCAATAGGCTCAAAATCTACACTACCAAAACCTG carries:
- a CDS encoding TlpA disulfide reductase family protein; translation: MKKLLVTLTIAVLAVSCGEKTDSVVLNGNLRGDVADGTQVFLKTAGENNSVKEIDTVTVKDGKFVFNTPIPTTLDPYYVFIDKVRGNMMFFPEQGTIEMSAHKDSLRNVIISGTPQNDMFTDFIEGSKKIGEKVQSIQKDYQKAAMAQDTATVKALQDEIKEIQEEGKEFEVNFVKENPNAVISGMVINRLFQNRILTEDEISELVNNLSEEVKKTAAVTAILEMINKNKATSIGAKAPEFTAPNLNGEPLALKDALGKVTIVDFWAAWCVPCRKENPNVVNVYNKYHDKGLNIVGVSLDKNATEWKKAIEEDGLPWSHVYNEKDVQEIAKLYNVTSIPSTFILDEKGVIIAKNLRGDDLEKKIAELLQ
- a CDS encoding rhomboid family intramembrane serine protease → MKLHPVTIVIIALNIIFTLKGLKDTSFFERYKFSIGGIKAGQKERMFTSGFLHVDISHIFFNMFTLYFFANVVIAYMGPLYFVLMYVISLLAGSLLALFFHKDEPYYSAVGASGAVTGILYAAILLEPNMRLGIMFIPIPMPAYVFGIGYLLYSIYGMKKRIGNIGHTAHFGGAIGGYVTTLFFMPNLIFTDTLVVVLMAIPIIVLFVLDKMGKI